GACTCATCGTCCCGCTCTGCTCCACCCATGAAGAGCGAGTAGTGACCCACCATCTCCACAAAGAAACGCACAAAGGCCTCTGATACCACTGTGCTGAGGGAGCTGGAGTCTgataggagagagagagaaaagaaaagatttagTCATGTGACTTTCTAAGAGCCGACTGGATGCACAGAAATGTCATACAAAGTTGatcaacaataataaaacaacataatctCATTAAAGGTATTTCTGTCTACTCACTGTTTAGACTAATAATTccttatttttgaaaatatagGACAAGCCCAAACTCATACATCTCTCTTTTCACACATAACAGAAGTGTTTAAACTGTGTATTACCTCTCAAAAAGGCCATCCTATATTTATTATATCCTATATTTGACAAAGGTAGCTAGACAGAGTCCCCAGCTCTGTTTTGTGGGTTACTGTCTGTAGgcctatatttatttatatgtatatatacattacattacaataaTGCAGTTTAGTGTTGCACTAATCTTTGTGGTTTAAAACTTTCCGGTCTGTTGTCCTCGTGGCCATTAACATTCTGAACAACTACATATCAGCAAAAGCTAAATTTCTATAATTATTTACATTACTTTTAATTTCCCATTGATACAGCAAAACCACAGTGTAGACTGTCATTATTAATGGTTCTTATAAATCAAAAAACTTGGAAAACTTGAACCACAAAAGTCACACAATGGATCTGTTCATAGATGATGGAGAGTaattttgaaatttgaaaagCTACAAACACTCTCAACACTCTTGAATAGTAAGAGAAGATGTAAGAGAGGTTTATTGACACCAAATGTGGTGAATCAGAAAACTGAAACAACTAAAAAAGactaaaaaatattatttctgaAAGTCTAACGACAACTGATGGTAAAGTCTGTCAGCTAAAGTGTTCTGAAAATTATCAGCAAAAACGGTTTATTCAAAGTGTGGAAATTATACACCATTACTTACACTTGCTTATTTTACCgcactgtttttaatgtgtttggtattttgaataaaaacatttttccatttgCATCTTAACAGAGGCAATAATGAGAGTGCTGTCACCATTGGGTAGATCTCCTTTCTCACAGGCAAGCTCCCTCCTCTTGTCCAGCACATGCTCGAGAGCTGCCTGCAGCTTGTGAGGGAGAATGGAGTCCTCATCATCCAGCTGTGGAGGcaaagacacagatgaaaactCAGTCAACATACTGCAGTGAATTAAAATATTCACTCTACATCTGCTAGAACCACTACACGTGTAATGGAGTTAAAGGATGAGACTTGTGATTATAGATGGATTTTCAATGTTTCCTGAGTGTTTCTGTAGTTTCTACCTGTCGTAGGAAACGGCTGTTGCCGAGGTCGACCACCAGGACCTGAGGGAAGTGCAGAAAGAGATTGATGTCATTTCCTGGAGCTATTGTTCAAAGGAGGAAAAGCCGAGAGTCAAGGGCACcgtcacaaacaaaaacacaagccGGTCTCACTTCTTCGATGGGCAGCTCTTTGAGTCGAGGCagggagctggagaggaggcCGACTATAAACGGTGTAGGGGTGCAGACGATATCCAACATGGAGGGCGGGAGCACGGGGATGTATGTGTGCTGCCAGGTGAAGGGGTAGAGAAGAGCCACGACTGCATGACAACACTGAGACAAGGTGCTGcccaaagagagaaagaaggttAATGCTCACATCTATTTCTCGTACagcccattcacacactgccagggactatttggggttcagtgtgttgcccaaggacacttcaacatgGGGACTAGAGGAGCCAGGAATCGAACCATTGGGAAGCCAGTGATTAGACTACCTGCTCTGCTGTCCAAGCCACAGCTACCACAACCTATGAAAAGtacatgcatttatattttatattttttacagcGGACATCGACCTGTCAAACCGTTGCAATATCAATAATAGctgaattgaataaaaaaaattgctaCGTATCTAATTCATTTGAAAACGATaaagaagatttattttattgttataagAGACTTTGAATTTAGCAAGGTAATGAGATAAATGTTAGAActatttattaaaaattaacctttgacagaaaagaagaaaaactgatgCTCATCAAACAAAAACTTCAGTCAAATCCTAAATAACAAGAAGCTTTTTGTTGCTCCCAAGTTCACTGTCACTTCAGTATTTTTCTTAAGATTGAGTTTCCTTCTTATAGTAACCTAATGGGCTTGTGATATTATATCTGACTTTAcctcattcatttcattattttactcaGAGCACCCAGTGACTACTTATTATCACATTGTGACACATCATAAAAGTTattgtaaaaaagtacaagaggtGACTATAGTGTAAATGGGTGAACAAGCATGATGTATTATGAAATCtgatgattaaatgttttatactgtgtTATGGATATTGTTATAAAGATTTGAATGAATGGTCAAAACTCTTAAAACTGTGATTATAAAGAGCTTTAATTGCACTATGATGCATTATGAGCATGTTTATAATGTGCTATAGACATTTCCCCATTGTTCATTTAAACTACAGGATCTTATGAGACACgtgcaagaaaagaaaactgatcATGTTCCTTATAATTGTTTgtttcataaaattaaactgagCTGATTTAAGTTATagataagaaaaaaagttatgtaTAATTAGCTATAAAAAAAGCAATGTTATACTAAGCAACAGAAATATACAACTTAAACAAACCCTAAATAACTGGACAGTGAGAGCACAGTATTTTACCTGAGAGTTTAGTCAATCTAATCTCTTCCACAAGATGGTGCTAAAATACATGCCTCAAAAAAAGCCTCTCCACCTCTCCAGCCATCCATCTCTCAATTTAAAACATAATGTTGAAAGTTCATTACTGTTGCCTGTTGCCCATTGTTAGTCAGAGAGCAATGTTCAAAAGCATAATTTACATTGGTGTGATGTAACACGTTGTGAGGAGCAAACACATTCTATCCACACTGTTAATTGTATGCACGTGTGCGTCTGCTCACCATTAATTCATTCAAAAACTGACTGACGCTGCCAAGTTTCCACTCTATGGTAGAGAATGTGCAATGACTCAGGATCTGATTATGAGAAATGCTTCTGATGTCTCTATAAACAACAGTACATGGGTAAAAAGAACGAATGTTTATGTGGTAAGACGGTGAACATATTGTATAGTATTTATACTGCCTGATCCCTCAGGGTGATTCCTGCTCTATCAGGTTACAATGACTGTTTCCGCTGAGCCCACAAGTTGAACCAGGTGTACCACTGTTAAAAACGCCTTTTGACCCTGACCACAGTGATAATAGCTTAAGAGTTAAAGCTTTTAAGTGAACTGTGTGGGTGTGATGACGTCACTGTGCACACGTGTTCTGCTCTGGAGTCTCTAACTCCTTCTATCTGACGTCCATGACAGTTTTCCAGACAAAAAGTGATTGTTCCCCAGACGACTGTATAACACAACAGCATTCCTTCCCCTCACACTTTGTCGGAATCTTCTTTTCCTCAGACTCTACTCGTCGACTTGTGGTCACGTCCCTCCAACTCTTTCCTGTTGGTCCTCTCAGCTTCATAAACCCTCCTTCACTGATCATAATGGATTAATCCAGCTCAATGATTGAAACACTGCAACCACTCCATACGCATGCTGATGGGATTTGAAAAACGACTACGATGCTTTGTAGCAATATGCAGCTGGAGCCTACCTGAGTTTGTCAGCGGTGAAGATGACCCTGCGCTCCAGCAGGAGAGAGGCAAACACTCGCAGGAGAAGACGTAAACtcaaggaggagaagagacatTCAAAGTCCACATGTTCCAGACGAGAATCTGATGGCCGACACAACTCGattacctggagaaaacacataGAAAGACATTgggacacaaacaaaatgaaaaggctTATCAGATAATAATCTACACAATGGACACATACCAGAAAGACACCAATATGAACATTTATATAACCCTCTAGGTAGATTTAGTAGATGGACTGTGCCTCCAGGAAGACTATTTTCCACAGTGACACCTCCATCATTTTACCTCTGTCCCAGAGCCAGGTAGGAAGTTTTTGACAGTGATGGTTCTTCCTGGAGCAGGGAAGGGAGCTTCCATAATGCCTCTCATAAAAGGCTGCACCAGAGCAGGAGAGATAGCTCTTCTCTTTTCCACTTCATCCAGGATCTggaaaagacagagaaggaCGCATTGTAACTTGAGTATACTGGCAACCACAAATATTCCTCTGAGTGCACTGTAGATATGTTTGGTGGATCAGATTTTTATAACCCAGAGCTGAGATTCACAGCTCAAATGAAATCTTTGCTATAGATGCATATTTCTCTCAGGGCACAGTAACGCACTAGAAAGGGTGGAGTCtgcatgttctctctgtgtctacATGGCTTTTTAATTGGAGACTCATAATtgaccttaaaggtacagtgtgtagaatttagtgacatctagtggtgaatttgcatgtggcagctgaacacccctcacctcaccctccccttcaaaacatgacagagaacctgttgaagccttcagttgtcataaaaactcaaaaggtgtttggcTTTTcctgtctggactaatgtaaaaaacatggcagcctccgtagagaggaccccctggatgtaaatataaagtattttaatacaaAGGGCTCCTTCTAGAttatagaaaacaacaattaatacaattttgatgaaacacactagtgtgAACATAAATAGGGTTATTCTATATTCACTTTGTGCCAATAGATTcttttctcctaaatcttacacactgaacctttaaggaaTTGACCATAGGTGGGACCAGTCTGATTGGCTCCAACTACCCCACAGCCCTCAGAGTGGtaaagaaaatggatggatgttttgGACGATGAAACATTAAAACCATGCTATTAAGTACTATTAagtatttgttcattttttgtCCATATTGTCTTTTTATATAGCTGTGTGTATTAAGCTATAGTGGCTGCTGTTGCAAATCAAACAGCTTAATCTAGCATGTCAGGTATTTTAGTTGCTGTTTCAGTAAACAGTTAACAGACCAGTCCTGTCTTGTTTATCAAGTGACTTTGTAAAAAGATATTACCACCCCCTCTTTCTGTAAAATGGCAGTAAAATGGGAGCGTATTCAGGTGCCATCATGAATGAAGTTGAGACACATGGTAGTGGGAATGAGAATCTTTTTGGATACTATACTGTTTATTATTGAAGCAGTGGAGACAGTCAAACATGTTACAGTCGTTGCCTAACCACCTGAATCAATAATGTGTACTCCTTTATACACACTCATCTGTATAGAATTTAAACTTTATGATCTTTATGATCAGATACAGACGAAGCACAATCAGCAAATCATCAGCATTGAGTTTCTCCAATGTAAATACAGCTATCAGTCTATAAACTATTTTCTTTAACAGCAGATATACTGGATTTACTCTTATGAAGCCATTTCTATACCCGCAAGCCTAACATTAGCAACGACATGCATACatcaataaagaaataaatccaAGGCTCATTACAGGGAACATTTTCCGTAGAAGAAACCACATCAGCTGCAGTTCACATGTGTCTGGATACTGGAGCCAGGACAACAAGGCTATGTGAGGAAAGtatggagcagagggagggtgAAATTCTGTGGGCGACGATGGTGGCACTGCTCTGCACTTTtttggttggtgtgaggttgGATGCTTGTGTTCATGTAACAAATGTGATTCCAAGCAAAATAATGCAAGAAATGGATTTAAgtgcacttttgtgtttgtgcttaaGTCCCTGAATTTACCTTGGAGAAGAGGTCGAAGCAGCCCAGGCGGCTGACGATGCAGTAGACCTCAGGGAGCCTACGGCCTTTACCACTGGGCTATGAGCAGCAAGACAGACAACGACAAACAACGTTGGGATTAAAATGAGAGTGCTCATCCAAATACAAGCACAGGATTaaaacagtgaagaagaaagagaCTTTAAAAAGGTACAATCAGGAACAAATCTAAGTGTAAATAGGACATTTTTATGGATAATTTACACAGTAAGAAATCATTTGTAATTAAGGattatcatattaaaaatcaaatcaggtGAAGCTAGTGATCAGGGGCAGAGTGTACCAATAATCGCCGACAGTAGCCAAACCGCCTGCTTCCATCCTCACCGGTCAGGACAAATGAGAACGTCTCACTGAAGAtataagagagagaaaaaaagataattcaGACACGATGGAAActatggaaataaaaaacagtctGGACTGAACGTCTGCAAACAAAAGCCTGACTCTGTACTTGAAAGGTAAAAACCCTCAGGACACACTTAGTTTTTAAATAACCACACAACACGTCCTCAGCTCTGGCTGACAGGTATTTGTTGATGAGTGATGACCTTCTCAACAGGCGAGAGCATCAGCTCAATGACTCAGTCTGCAGGTGTGTATTTAAAGGCCCCTCAACCATCCAACATTTAGTGGATCCAGGTAATTATTAGCCATCACCACCAAGACACATATTTTCTATTCTCGGAACAATGAAGACGATTAGAGGCTGAAGGTATTGGGTAATATGGCCAATTGTTAACAGCTTACATAAAAGAGCGGACTTTGTGATTGCAAACCAGGTGTAAGGTGCTAAATCCACACACGTTCCCTGTAATCATTTGTCATGGCCAGTGCCTTATGATGAAACATAGAAGAGTTGTCTTTATGAGGCGCAAGGTCATCTCCATTTTGGGCCTCTTCACTAACAAGTGGTTATTAGCTGAGCTATTACGGCTCTGAGGAGAAATGCCTGAATCCCTGTTGAGTTTCACTCTTATGTTTTTATGTCCTGAGGCAGCTGTCAGACTTTAAAACTGACCTGGGGAAGTTGTCGACAGGCGCCCAGTCTTTGGCATCAGGGAAACAGAACTGAGGGATGACCTTCAGCTGGTCCTCAGTCTCCCGCATGAACTTAAAGCTCCTCTCAAGCTGGTTAAGAAAAGAACAAGTGAATATATAtagatttaatatttgaatCTTATATGGAACTaagtgaaacagagaaaaatatcaaaaaaataataataatactcaaAATAATAATGACCCACAAACACAGCCACCTTGAGTAGGTATGCTCCTTTCCCACAGCATTGCTATATTATGgtttactttatatatacattattttctatttaatatCTCATTTTATCATATCTCCAGCATCTTATTCCGGATTCTGTcacatttctctcctctgttaCCTTGAGTGGAAACTGCTGTGTGACTTCCGGCAGGTATGGAACTCCGGCCTTCGTCTTGTGAAGTGCAACAACTATGAAATACTCAAAGAGTtttctctcctgcagctccatcaGATCCCTCTCCAAAGTTCGGTACCGTCCCGTCTGCCGCAGCATGGACTGAAGTGATACCAGCCGCTGACTGTGTGCTGAgcgacagacaaacacattttatgtaATGCAAATATACATCCATGTCAAGTGGGCACATATGCATGCAAAGAGTCTCAACAAGTGGACACAATGTGAGGCATCTGTAGTTCCATCTGTGTATATTATGATGTTAGCTATATAGTGGAACAATGCAGGGGGAGGGAGAAAACTGGTCAGCATCAGTGCACATTCCTCTATTTATTTGtaagtattatttatttttttcggAGCATGTAGTCACTGGATGTGCTGCGTTTACTTTCTGCTCTCACCTTTTAGTTTCTCCTCCGTGTCACTTTCCGACTCACTGTTCTCATCTGTCACTAcatcaaagagagagaaaaaggaaatcaaCGTGAGGAGACTGCGAACACCAATCACAGGAACCGCAGAACACATGGAAATTGCTCTCAATGCTTTTCATTCCCACCACTGCCACACAACACCACCCACTCCTCTGAAACACAGGTCCGTCTCAACTTACCCAGAAATGTAACCTTGCCCATAAAACTAAGTGAATACATATGGTGAGGTATCACAGCTTCAAGGGAGACTAAAGTCTTTCTGCCATACCAAACATTAGGCAGCATAATGCAGCCTGTGTGCAGTGGTGAGAGTATTGATGTACATTAATGACATATTATGATATGATATCACAAAAAGATGAGGatcagaagaaaagagagatgtaTCTATTGTTCTATTTGACTATAATCTGAGAGTGCAATTTGATTCAATCTGGATttgcacagagacagacaatcATGGATAACTCAGAGTTGATGGGAAGAGTAGGAAGGGTAAAATCTGATATTGTTCTTTTCCGTGGCCTCACCTCTCCCTGAGTTGGACTCTGTAGACTGAGACACCTTCTTCATGCGTTTCTTTCCTCTTCGTGCCTCAAAGATGCCATTGATTTTCAGCACCATCTGGAGGAGGTAAAGGTAAAGAAACGTCCAACATTAACTCCTTAAACCAATAATCTAAATCATCTACCAAGATCATTACAGATCAATACAGTTACTTGGAGGCCATTCTCTATATGCACACTTCACACAGGAAATATCTGTCAAAAAATTCTTCCCTGCCCATGAGTGAACCAGCTCTAAACCTCACGAGTCTTAGGCAGCACCGTAAATAACAGACAGAGCAGAAGGGGGCTTTGTGAGAGGCCTCCTCAGATTCCAATACCTTAGGAATTTTCCTCCTTCTGCGATTGTATGGGTCTCCTGAAAGGCAGGGGGTGTCGTCAGGGCTGCTGGGCGTGGAGGGGGGGCTGATACGAGAGGGTGAGGTAATGCCAATGTCCCTGCCGGTCTTGCGAAGTTCCAGGAGCTTAAAACTTCGCCGTTCTGAAGTTTGTCTAAAGAAGCCGGGCTTGGCGgagagctggtggaggaggatgcagagacagagagagacattagAAGATAGTTTTAGTGAAGAACTGGCTCCATTAAATCTACTTTGTTATCATTGGGCTGTATTGGTGATCAAGTACCTTAGTTGGCGTGTCAGGGACAGGAGACGACGAGGCGGGCGAAACACATTTGCTTCCCAAACAACTTCTCTCCAGCTCTATATCTTCATAGGGATTCTCCTTGGATGGAGGatcttcagagagaaaaaaatacatactCAGTTTAAAACCAAGAAATCACTCACCTGAATTACACAACAGTCTCACGCAGACTTACGAAAGAGCAGATATTCTTTCCATATCAGTCTTGTTTGCTCTGCCAGACGATTCCTGCTCCAGATGTGCAGAGAGCTACTAGAAGCAGCAGTCTGCCTACCCGGCTCATATTTTACTGTGATAAGATGCTTGCGCAGCTAAATAAAACGTAACTCTAGCCACTAGCCCTCCCCTGCAGATATGGAGTGAGGTATACTTTCATTTTCCGAAAacctctctgcctcttcttctctttctctcttcccgTATCGCTCCTCTACTGTCAATCCCTCCGCCAGATGTGACCTGTAGGAGTACGTAGATTAACAAAAAGGGACGTTCAGTTCCCTGCTCCTTCTCCCTCTGAGGAAAAACAAGGGATCGGTTCTCTGTTTTTCACATCGCTGGCGGATGAGAacctcattgtgtgtgtgctgtcagcTGAGCACATGTGAGTCTGCGTCAATCATCGGAGCATGCATCTGGATACATGTAGTGGTGACAGTAGCTTTCCTCTCAATCTGAAAACACCATCAGGGAggtggagtgtgtgtttaaagtgcGTTGATGAAACTAAGTTTGCGTGGGGTTGTTGATGACAAGACCAGGAGGACATCACACCCATTCATTACTGTCTGCACTATCTATATCTCTGCTGGCCTGAGCTGCTTTTTGAGAAGACAGCTGCAGTATAAGTGAGTTACTTTACCCGTGGGACACCGCTGAGTGTCTGGtgaactgtgtgtgagtgtttaaaaGAACAATACTACTGcatgagaggaggaggctgtaAATGGATCCAAAATAAGTTGTGGCATCACTCAAACATAATTAAACTTAATCTGATTGTTTGCTACAAGCAGCAGCATTTATACACCAGCGTCAAGTGGCGAATTTAAATATGGTCGGCAGGGCAGGATCTTGCCAGGGGCAGTACAAGGTGCACGGACTGGGCCCTAGTTCTAGTTTGAGAGCTAGGCAAGTGATTTACTTAATATCAATTTCATTGATAATACCATTTGTAGTTTCACAGACACTGTGACACTCAGACGCCCACTGTGTCATACACGGCAGCACTGCCGCTGATCAGCGATGAAAACCAAAGTCACCTAGAAGATATTGCCAGTAATACACGGCGGCTCTGAGCCATTCACCTGCCCCCTGCTGCTCAGAGCAGCGGGGGGCAGGTGAAAAGCCAACTTTGGCTACGCTACAAACTCACACAATGCAGCTATTGTACGTTATTAAATTAAACAGGCTCTAGGTGGGGTTGGCACAACACTGCAGACAATAAGGTATGAACATTAGGTCAGGTCTCTACGTATAATTTTCAATAACAGTGAAGCAGCATGGCTCTAAATTAAAAGTGGAGCAGAAAAAACAGCTGAGTAAAGACAGCTTGGCCTCCTCATCACCTCTGTTCCTGAACTCTATGACACACACTGATATGAGAAATGAAGCTGCAGGGGTCATGCAGTGTATGAGGAACATCAGAAATAGGACAACACGGTGGGCTACAATACAGTAAAGACCATTATTTTTATGGAACCACACGGGAGACGCACTGTGAAATATTCCACATCTTTAAAGAAACATAGGTGTAACATGTATATTTACCTATTATGTCCTCATAGACATTCTCTTCTGATAAAGTGCGTGTGAGGCCCAGTCTGGACTGAGCATACCAGTcaactctgcagctctctgtAGACGACTGGAGCAGATCCTCAAACTCGTAGGACTTCCTGTCGGACAGAGCAGCAAAGAGATTTAGGAGAGTTGCACGCCAAACACAAAAGGGGGAGGATTTTTGACTGATATCccagagaaagtgtgtgtccatgttgatgcttttaaaaatgtctgaagcTGTGCGCCAAGCAAGGAAATTGATGTTGCCACATCTGAATGAGTCCATCTGTGTTTCGTCACTGATGAAGACCCACTGGAGTAAAGTGCACATAGGGATCCAGAGTTGCATGCAGCCccacgtgcatgcacacacataaaatgaaAGCAAGTTGCACTAAATCCTACACTTATGGAGCTTATTATCCTCATCTGTCTTCACTGTGGTGTCGCTGTATTGGATTGAATtattgagaaaaatgttttctcccCCTAGACTTGACACAGAGCACATTTGTTTATGCTCGTTCTTCATATATGATTTAATTTATATCTGCATTTTGCCTTATTttgtcagtttcttttttaactctAACATGATGTTTTCTATGAActacatatataaacatttgACATTTCTCTAAATTTGGCACATTCACATCAGTGCCAACTACTGTGCATTGTCACTGATATAAGGTTACATAAAGTCAAGCAAAGCATATCAACACAGGTCATCTAAGGCTGcatgacattttaatgatgCTCAGTGTACCTAATAAATTGATAACTGTGTATTTGCTCCCACACAGCTCCAGAAAAACGTCATGTACATAGTTTATCATTTTAAAGGGTCACAGAGGAAGCTAAAGCCAATCCCATCTCACATTGGGGGAGAGGGGcgacatgttttagtttttttgccCCTCACAAGATTGGGCAACATAAAGAGATAAACAACAatccacactcacattcacaccaacgGTCAATTTAATAtaatcccaatctgcatgtctttggaaaGTGGGAgtgcactcacacaaacatgggAGAACATAAAAACTTCACACAGGAAAACCTGGATTTGAACAGGGAACCTTCTTGCTCACACACATGCCAGAGAGGATGGACCAACAGACAGATTGACAGAcaaatggacagacagacagagacgatTGACCAACAGATGGATTGACAGACCaatggacggacagacagatagatagaccaAACAAAGGGCTTGACACAGCACAGGAGTGAGGCCTCCACATATGGTATGGAATGTAACAGATCCAAGCCAAGCTTCAAATAAGAAATCAGACCACTGGAAAAAGTGAACAATAGATGTAGTCCAATACTGCAGAGTTCACATTTTTTGGTTTCCCTACAGAGCCCAGTGTGTTTGATTGTAACCATCTGAATTCCAGTACTACTTAAAGGAGGAGTCACAAAAATTCAGACATACTGTATcaagtatttttacatttagaaaTTCAAACTCTGcaaaatgagtgtgtgtatccTGCATGTCCTCCAGAAGGAGGAATGTGTTGCATTAATATGTGCATTCTTGAAATCCAACCAATGAGGTCATTCTGTGAGACATGCAGGATGATGTCATCTGTGGTTTTGATGTACAGCAGATGTGGGGAACATTTGTTCACATCAGTGTTTGGTTGGTGGTAAAGGGTTAGAGAATACAGAGGGTGACTTAATTGGAAGTTAAGAACAAGATTCTATTCCAAATGTATTTCTCTGGTCAATACGAATCATGGCTGTTGACACTATACCCATCCTTACTTCTCAATCTCCTACCTGTTACTGCTATCCCGCGGTTTGTCAGCCCAGGGTCTCCTGCAAACTCCAGGAGGTGGGCATGTTGGTAAAGGTGGAGGTGGTATAGAGGGCAAAGGGGGCAAGTTCCTCTTTCCCTTCCCCGAGCCAGCTGAAGCTGGGCTAGTAGGTGGTGTGTGGTGCTGGAAGGTTCTCTGAGGTTTAGGTAGAGGGTTTATAGATGGAGCACCTGGCTCACTATATACATTCTCTggatccccctctctcctcctcctcaacccACCAGGCCGAGCAACATCAAAAGTCCCAAAAATGGGCTCGTTCGCCTTCTTCTccgtctcctccagctcctcctttgAAGGAGGGCAGAAGTAATTCCCTGGAAATGCCAGTGAGGGTCTGTCAGGTACGTCCTTTGTTGCCTTTTCCAGTTTCTTAACATGAGTTAAAACAGTTTTCTTGTCAGAGGGTTGCTCTGTTGGCTTAGAGGTGCGAAACCCTAGTATCacttctctgtctttgtttgttagACTCTCAGGAGATTTAGGCCTTGAATCCCCCAACTTTACAACATTCTCCTTCCCTGAGTCTTGTCTGTCCCAGCTGACAAACCGCTTGCTATCTGTCCTTTGGACCTCTGAAACTTTAGATTCCTTTTTCCTTACTGTCTCAACTTCCTTCTGCGTCGTGCTCAGTGGGAACGTCCCCGTAGATGTCAACTGGGCAGGCTCCTTTTTGCCCTCCCATTGTGAGATCTTATCACGGATGCTGGCC
This genomic interval from Paralichthys olivaceus isolate ysfri-2021 chromosome 7, ASM2471397v2, whole genome shotgun sequence contains the following:
- the si:dkey-82f1.1 gene encoding DENN domain-containing protein 2A — its product is MPAASTMTGGRALLLCTNTDNCIYQSVNGLQCCGLKVGEAPSSVVPQPQEVCGSPGDRDRRDTAVSSNCPLSPLLSLSDSPGPPDTMLAHRRATTTSDPRTPNVENGLNHNKSPAGVKTASIRDKISQWEGKKEPAQLTSTGTFPLSTTQKEVETVRKKESKVSEVQRTDSKRFVSWDRQDSGKENVVKLGDSRPKSPESLTNKDREVILGFRTSKPTEQPSDKKTVLTHVKKLEKATKDVPDRPSLAFPGNYFCPPSKEELEETEKKANEPIFGTFDVARPGGLRRRREGDPENVYSEPGAPSINPLPKPQRTFQHHTPPTSPASAGSGKGKRNLPPLPSIPPPPLPTCPPPGVCRRPWADKPRDSSNRKSYEFEDLLQSSTESCRVDWYAQSRLGLTRTLSEENVYEDIIDPPSKENPYEDIELERSCLGSKCVSPASSSPVPDTPTKLSAKPGFFRQTSERRSFKLLELRKTGRDIGITSPSRISPPSTPSSPDDTPCLSGDPYNRRRRKIPKMVLKINGIFEARRGKKRMKKVSQSTESNSGRVTDENSESESDTEEKLKAHSQRLVSLQSMLRQTGRYRTLERDLMELQERKLFEYFIVVALHKTKAGVPYLPEVTQQFPLKLERSFKFMRETEDQLKVIPQFCFPDAKDWAPVDNFPSETFSFVLTGEDGSRRFGYCRRLLPSGKGRRLPEVYCIVSRLGCFDLFSKILDEVEKRRAISPALVQPFMRGIMEAPFPAPGRTITVKNFLPGSGTEVIELCRPSDSRLEHVDFECLFSSLSLRLLLRVFASLLLERRVIFTADKLSTLSQCCHAVVALLYPFTWQHTYIPVLPPSMLDIVCTPTPFIVGLLSSSLPRLKELPIEEVLVVDLGNSRFLRQLDDEDSILPHKLQAALEHVLDKRRELACEKGDLPNDSSSLSTVVSEAFVRFFVEMVGHYSLFMGGAERDDESVSSPTSPSPSSSASSSFQREAFRKAVTSKSLRRFLEVFMETQMFTGFIQEREMRRQGLRGLFEVRAQEYLDSLPGSEQRGVNKFLKGLGNKMKFLSKK